A section of the bacterium genome encodes:
- a CDS encoding TIGR03960 family B12-binding radical SAM protein, producing the protein MKEKILKILPEVRKPSRYLGNEKNAVKKDLARVDVKVALCYPDTYEIGMSNIGLSVLYHLLNDRPDIACERVYAPWTDMEAKMREHDLPLTTLESSEPVRRFDVFGISIPYELTYTNILTLLDLAKIPFFAKDRDASDPLILGGGTGAFNPEPVAEFFDAIVVGDGEEAILEVCEAVKTFKTNRPELLKRLARIPGVYVPSFFDVFYNGDGTVREIRPLLEGYAGVRKRTVSDLNAAYFPDTPIVPHTKVIHDRIGVEVQRGCTRGCRFCQAGYIYRPERQRSPETVKRIVRNQLAATGLEDVSLVSLSIGDYDCVTPLLKDLMDEHGPKKVGVSLPATRVEQLTEAMMMEIKRVRKTGFTIAPEAATERMRNVINKGNSEENLLTTAKTVFSNGWSLMKFYFMIGLPTETDEDVAAIAELGKKTLGIGLQHNRRAEINLGVSPFVPKPFTPYQWAPQIPLAECHRKLDLLRSRLRSRRLNLKPHKPETSYLEGVFSRGDRRLSSLVLRAWEKGCRFDEWDEGLRYEKWKEAWTELGIDPAFYVERERTRDEILPWDHLFVEMKKDWLWEEWQASLKTEFIADCSTGTCTSCGVCDYSEVRNRSYEQPVLNDQGKAVKKKTTTEVRLYQIEPLKDIVANFRTSIEKRTPVAGAPGLAPLPGNTVSYTCTFSKTGPGAFLSHLEFVDTLRRAVSRGDLPVRFSQGFHPQPRISFGPGMPVGKEMFDQEFKLELDAAVDPEEIRSRLNRELPEGFLVATVSQVPANARPPARPEPSPAFSPSLEP; encoded by the coding sequence ATGAAGGAAAAGATCCTAAAAATTCTCCCCGAGGTCCGCAAGCCATCGCGCTACCTCGGCAACGAGAAGAATGCGGTCAAGAAGGACCTTGCGCGCGTCGACGTCAAGGTCGCGCTCTGCTACCCGGACACCTACGAGATCGGCATGAGCAACATCGGCCTGTCGGTCCTCTACCACCTCCTGAACGACCGGCCGGACATCGCCTGCGAGCGCGTCTACGCCCCCTGGACCGACATGGAGGCCAAGATGCGTGAGCACGACCTGCCGCTCACGACGCTCGAATCCTCCGAGCCCGTCCGTCGATTCGACGTCTTCGGCATCTCGATCCCTTACGAACTCACCTACACGAACATTCTGACGCTGCTCGACCTGGCGAAAATCCCGTTCTTCGCCAAGGACCGGGATGCGTCTGACCCCTTGATCCTGGGGGGCGGCACGGGCGCCTTCAATCCGGAGCCGGTCGCCGAGTTCTTCGACGCCATCGTCGTGGGCGACGGCGAAGAGGCGATTCTCGAGGTCTGCGAGGCGGTCAAGACGTTCAAAACCAATAGGCCCGAATTGTTGAAACGATTGGCGCGGATCCCGGGCGTCTACGTCCCCTCTTTCTTCGACGTCTTCTACAACGGCGACGGCACGGTCCGCGAGATCCGTCCCCTTCTCGAAGGCTACGCCGGCGTCAGGAAGCGCACCGTCTCCGACCTGAACGCCGCTTACTTTCCCGACACGCCCATCGTCCCCCATACCAAGGTGATCCACGACCGGATCGGCGTCGAGGTCCAGCGCGGGTGCACGCGCGGCTGCCGGTTCTGCCAGGCGGGCTACATCTACCGCCCCGAGCGCCAGCGATCGCCGGAAACCGTCAAGAGGATCGTGCGGAATCAGCTGGCGGCGACCGGCCTCGAGGACGTGAGCCTGGTCTCCCTCTCCATCGGCGACTACGACTGCGTGACCCCGCTCCTCAAGGACCTCATGGACGAGCACGGACCGAAGAAAGTCGGCGTTTCGCTCCCGGCCACGCGCGTGGAGCAACTGACCGAGGCCATGATGATGGAGATCAAGCGCGTCCGGAAGACCGGATTCACCATCGCCCCGGAGGCGGCGACCGAGCGGATGCGGAACGTGATTAATAAGGGCAACTCCGAGGAAAACCTCCTGACGACGGCCAAGACCGTCTTCTCCAACGGCTGGAGCCTCATGAAGTTCTACTTCATGATCGGGCTGCCCACCGAGACCGACGAGGACGTCGCGGCCATCGCGGAGTTGGGCAAAAAGACATTGGGCATCGGCCTCCAGCACAACCGCCGCGCCGAGATCAACCTGGGCGTCTCCCCCTTTGTGCCCAAGCCGTTCACGCCCTACCAGTGGGCCCCGCAGATCCCCCTGGCGGAATGTCACCGCAAGCTCGACCTCCTCCGGTCGCGCCTCCGCTCGCGGCGCCTGAACCTGAAGCCCCACAAGCCCGAGACGAGCTACCTGGAAGGTGTCTTCTCCCGGGGCGACAGGCGCCTCTCGAGTCTCGTCCTCCGGGCCTGGGAAAAGGGCTGCCGCTTCGACGAGTGGGACGAGGGCCTGCGTTACGAGAAATGGAAGGAGGCTTGGACGGAACTGGGAATCGACCCGGCCTTCTATGTCGAACGCGAAAGAACGCGGGACGAGATCCTTCCGTGGGACCATCTCTTCGTGGAGATGAAGAAGGACTGGCTCTGGGAGGAGTGGCAGGCGTCGCTCAAGACGGAATTCATCGCCGACTGTTCAACGGGGACCTGCACGTCCTGCGGTGTCTGCGACTATTCCGAAGTCCGAAACCGCTCTTATGAACAGCCGGTCCTGAACGACCAGGGCAAGGCCGTGAAGAAGAAGACGACGACGGAGGTCAGGCTGTATCAGATCGAGCCGTTGAAGGACATCGTGGCGAATTTTCGAACAAGCATTGAGAAAAGGACCCCGGTTGCAGGGGCGCCAGGCCTGGCGCCCCTACCCGGAAACACCGTTTCCTACACCTGCACCTTCTCCAAAACCGGCCCCGGCGCGTTCTTGAGCCACCTCGAATTCGTCGACACCCTGCGCCGCGCCGTCTCGCGGGGGGATCTTCCGGTTCGCTTCAGCCAGGGCTTCCATCCGCAGCCGCGCATTTCCTTTGGACCCGGCATGCCGGTGGGCAAGGAGATGTTCGACCAGGAATTCAAACTGGAGTTGGACGCCGCGGTGGACCCGGAGGAAATCCGTTCCCGCCTGAACCGCGAACTGCCGGAGGGCTTTCTCGTCGCCACCGTCAGCCAGGTCCCGGCAAATGCAAGGCCGCCCGCGCGTCCTGAACCGTCGCCGGCGTTCTCCCCCTCTCTCGAACCTTGA
- a CDS encoding cupin domain-containing protein — protein sequence MSTLRALFFTALLIASSTASANGVFVPQGRTLEKLDLKQSLKAPASEEWTGPVLIKNIGGNEHVSAHLVWIRTAEKLHTHAKHDATVMLLKGRGTFWFGGQEIRMKEGDVLTITRGVVHAFRNESKKPAAVYVVFSPPFDGKDVIEAGDVVQ from the coding sequence ATGTCCACACTCCGCGCCTTATTCTTCACCGCCTTGTTGATCGCCTCCTCGACGGCGTCCGCGAACGGGGTCTTTGTTCCTCAGGGGAGGACGCTGGAAAAGCTCGATTTGAAACAGTCCCTGAAGGCCCCGGCGTCCGAGGAATGGACGGGGCCCGTGCTGATCAAGAACATCGGAGGAAACGAACACGTCAGCGCCCATCTCGTCTGGATCAGGACCGCGGAAAAGCTCCACACGCATGCCAAGCACGACGCGACCGTGATGCTTCTGAAGGGGCGGGGGACCTTCTGGTTCGGGGGGCAGGAGATCCGCATGAAGGAGGGCGACGTGTTGACGATCACCCGCGGCGTCGTGCACGCGTTCAGGAACGAGTCCAAGAAACCGGCGGCGGTCTACGTGGTCTTCAGTCCTCCTTTCGACGGCAAGGACGTCATCGAGGCCGGTGATGTCGTCCAATAA